The Coprobacillus cateniformis DNA window GACGAATATCTAAAACAATGGTTGCAATAAGTGCGAGAAGTACACGTGATATTAACGTCCAGATTATTATGGAAAATATGGGTGGTGGTGGCCATTTTAGTATGGCTGCAGCTCAGTTTGAAAATCGAAGTATAGAAGATGTTCGTCTTTTATTAGAAGAAAAAATTAAAGAATATTTAGATGATAGAGGTGAAGTGTGATGAAAGTTATTTTAACTCAAGATGTAAAGAAAGTGGGAAAGAAAGGTGATATTGTTAATGTTGCTGATGGATATGGTCAAAACTTTTTAATTAAGAATAAACTTGCAGTTTTGGCTACAGAGCATGGGAAAGAGATTGTTGCTCACAATAAGGAACAAGAACGTTTGCAAGATTTAGAAAATAAGAAGAAAGCTGAAGAATTAAAGGAAACATTAGAAAACATTACTTTAGAATTTGCTTTGTCTTCAGGGAAAGATGGAAAAACATTTGGAAGTGTGTCTACAAAAAATGTTGCAGAAGAATTATTGAAAACACATGATATTAAAATTGATAAAAGAAAGTTTATTAATGCAAGACCTATTCAAGCTTTGGGATATACAAATCTTAAGATTGAACTTTATAAAGATGTCATTGCGACAATCAAAGTACACTTAAAAGAAAAATAAGGAGGTAAACAGATGGCAAGAGAATATCCACATGATATAGAAGCTGAAAGATCATTGCTTGGATCTATGCTTATTTCTATAGATGCATGTCATGAAATATTAAGTTTGGCGACAAAAGAAGATTTTTATTTAGACAGCCATCGTATCCTTTTTGATGCTATGCAATCCATTGATCATCAAAATAATCCAGTTGATGTGACAACTTTAACATCATATTTGATGGATAAAAAGTTATTAGATAAAATTGGAGGCGTAGAGTATTTATTACAATTAAGTGAATCAGTTCCAACAACAGCACATAGTCAATATTATT harbors:
- the rplI gene encoding 50S ribosomal protein L9, giving the protein MKVILTQDVKKVGKKGDIVNVADGYGQNFLIKNKLAVLATEHGKEIVAHNKEQERLQDLENKKKAEELKETLENITLEFALSSGKDGKTFGSVSTKNVAEELLKTHDIKIDKRKFINARPIQALGYTNLKIELYKDVIATIKVHLKEK